In a genomic window of Carassius gibelio isolate Cgi1373 ecotype wild population from Czech Republic chromosome A3, carGib1.2-hapl.c, whole genome shotgun sequence:
- the LOC127951118 gene encoding casein kinase I, whose translation MELRVGNRYRLGRKIGSGSFGDIYLGTDISVGEEVAIKLECVKTKHPQLHIESKIYKMMQGGVGIPTIKWCGAEGDYNVMVMELLGPSLEDLFNFCSRKFSLKTVLLLADQMISRIEYIHSKNFIHRDVKPDNFLMGLGKKGNLVYIIDFGLAKKYRDARTHQHIPYRENKNLTGTARYASINTHLGIEQSRRDDLESLGYVLMYFNLGSLPWQGLKAATKRQKYERISEKKMSTPIEVLCKGYPSEFATYLNFCRSLRFDDKPDYSYLRQLFRNLFHRQGFSYDYVFDWNMLKFGANRAAEDPERERRDREERLRHGRNPAARGMMPSSSGRPRGTQEVAPPAPLTPTSHTGMERERKVSMRLHRGAPVNISSSDLTGRQDTSRMSTSQALSRVTPSGLQSAVPR comes from the exons ATGGAATTGAGAGTAGGAAACCGATACAGACTGGGAAGGAAAATCGGCTCTGGATCCTTTGGTGACATTTACTTGG GCACAGACATCTCAGTGGGGGAAGAAGTAGCCATCAAGCTAGAATGTGTGAAAACAAAGCACCCACAGCTGCACATCGAGAGCAAGATCTACAAGATGATGCAAGGAGGCG TGGGTATCCCCACAATCAAATGGTGTGGAGCAGAGGGAGATTACAATGTGATGGTAATGGAGCTGCTGGGACCCAGTTTGGAAGATCTCTTCAACTTCTGTTCTCGCAAGTTCAGTCTAAAGACTGTTCTCCTGCTGGCTGACCAGATG ATCAGCCGCATTGAATACATACACTCCAAGAACTTCATCCACAGAGATGTCAAGCCTGACAACTTCCTTATGGGCCTGGGGAAGAAGGGCAACCTTGTTTACATCATTGACTTTGGCCTGGCCAAGAAGTACAGAGATGCTCGCACCCACCAGCACATCCCTTATCGCGAGAACAAAAACTTGACTGGCACTGCTCGCTACGCTTCCATCAACACCCACTTGGGAATAG AGCAATCCAGACGAGATGACTTGGAGTCTCTTGGCTATGTGCTCATGTACTTCAACCTGGGCTCACTGCCATGGCAGGGTCTGAAGGCTGCCACAAAGAGACAGAAGTATGAGCGAATCAGCGAGAAGAAAATGTCCACTCCTATTGAAGTCCTGTGTAAAGGATACCCAT CGGAGTTTGCCACATACCTCAACTTTTGCCGCTCCCTTCGCTTTGACGACAAGCCAGACTATTCTTACCTGAGACAGCTCTTCAGGAACCTTTTCCACAGACAAGGCTTTTCATACGACTACGTGTTTGACTGGAATATGCTCAAATTT GGTGCAAACAGAGCAGCAGAAGATCCGGAGAGAGAGCGGAGGGATCGAGAGGAAAGATTGCGACATGGACGAAATCCTGCGGCCCGTGGCATGATGCCTTCCAGCTCAGGTAGACCCAGAGGAACACAAGAAGTAGCACCTCCCGCACCCCTCACGCCAACCTCACACACAG GAATGGAGCGAGAGAGGAAGGTCAGTATGAGATTGCACCGCGGAGCCCCTGTCAACATTTCCTCCTCTGATCTGACTGGCCGACAGGACACCTCACGCATGTCCACATCCCAG